The following are from one region of the Vibrio hyugaensis genome:
- a CDS encoding sensor domain-containing diguanylate cyclase — translation MSKLVDRKWQILPIITLSVFMLVGLYGFYITLERSVHDSVQRTTESLLTDVIYEIKEDAPSFAHDSDIDDYIGDLTQADADARIQVLDGQGTVVGDTALSDRALIGLESHSDRPEFVQAWENGSGYDVRFSEVLSVDLFYVSRKVVIDSQEFVVVLAVPMHHLKTMTSQLMAILGAMVVLSIGFLIATSIFSHRQIIHKVSEEQKKQDERIRQRTLEIELMHRLANMLAACNNLIEAQMVVEDIVPRILGKVNGSISLMRSSRNQLVTQLDWGDSWPGSRSFAPDECWSLRKGRSHLSIESFHNLTCEHMASIENNQTLCIPLTAHGNTIGIMHLYFGQGEIEVDEMTMQLSYSVAEHLGLALANLSLQEKLRSQALSDPLTGLYNRRFFEQKLTEHVNNSATSTEAMSLLMLDLDHFKRFNDNFGHDAGDYVLKEISALLKRTVSEDETACRLGGEELAVILPHCDMASATDYAQNIVDQIRALHLEHKGLSLGQLSVSIGVATYPEPASDIEGLVKMADKALYLAKDQGRDRVVNYQQYSEFKTPEPDAVEIALIQR, via the coding sequence ATGTCAAAATTAGTGGATAGAAAATGGCAAATCTTACCGATCATCACATTGTCTGTGTTTATGTTGGTGGGGTTATACGGGTTTTATATAACGCTTGAGCGTTCAGTGCATGATTCTGTGCAGCGAACAACGGAATCTCTGCTTACCGATGTTATCTATGAAATTAAGGAAGATGCTCCGAGCTTCGCTCACGATTCTGATATCGATGATTATATCGGTGACTTAACGCAAGCTGATGCAGATGCTCGTATTCAAGTACTTGATGGGCAGGGCACCGTTGTCGGAGATACTGCGCTGTCAGACCGCGCTTTAATTGGACTGGAAAGTCACAGCGACCGACCTGAATTTGTCCAAGCTTGGGAGAATGGGTCTGGCTACGACGTACGCTTTAGTGAAGTGTTGTCTGTTGATCTGTTTTACGTATCACGCAAGGTTGTTATCGATTCTCAAGAGTTCGTCGTGGTACTCGCCGTACCGATGCATCATTTGAAAACCATGACATCACAATTGATGGCGATCTTAGGTGCCATGGTGGTACTGAGTATTGGCTTTCTTATCGCAACCTCGATTTTCAGCCATCGTCAAATCATCCATAAAGTATCCGAAGAGCAGAAAAAACAAGATGAGCGCATTCGTCAGCGTACATTGGAAATTGAGTTAATGCATCGTTTAGCCAATATGCTGGCAGCATGTAACAATTTGATTGAAGCTCAGATGGTCGTAGAGGATATCGTCCCTCGTATTTTGGGTAAGGTGAATGGCAGTATTTCTCTGATGCGCTCTTCAAGAAACCAGTTAGTCACGCAACTAGATTGGGGGGATAGCTGGCCAGGAAGTCGCTCATTTGCTCCTGATGAATGCTGGTCACTGCGTAAAGGTCGCAGTCACTTATCGATTGAGTCATTCCATAACTTAACTTGTGAACATATGGCATCGATCGAAAATAACCAGACGCTGTGTATTCCTCTAACTGCACACGGCAATACCATCGGTATCATGCATTTGTATTTTGGCCAAGGTGAGATTGAAGTTGATGAGATGACCATGCAGTTGTCGTACAGCGTGGCGGAACATTTAGGCTTAGCATTAGCGAACTTGAGTCTCCAAGAGAAGTTACGTTCTCAGGCGTTGAGCGATCCGTTAACGGGGTTGTACAACCGCCGTTTCTTCGAGCAAAAGCTCACGGAGCACGTAAACAACTCAGCGACCAGCACAGAAGCCATGTCGCTATTGATGCTTGATCTCGACCATTTCAAGCGCTTTAACGACAACTTTGGTCATGATGCCGGTGATTACGTATTGAAAGAGATCAGCGCGCTATTGAAACGCACCGTCTCTGAAGATGAAACAGCCTGTCGTTTAGGCGGGGAAGAGTTAGCCGTGATTCTGCCACATTGCGATATGGCTTCGGCAACGGATTATGCGCAGAACATAGTGGATCAGATCCGTGCTTTACACCTAGAGCACAAAGGTTTGTCGCTAGGTCAGTTAAGTGTCTCGATTGGTGTCGCAACGTATCCAGAACCGGCTTCGGATATTGAGGGACTGGTGAAGATGGCGGATAAGGCGCTGTACCTTGCGAAAGACCAAGGCAGAGACCGCGTCGTTAATTATCAACAATATAGCGAGTTTAAGACGCCAGAGCCAGATGCGGTGGAAATCGCATTGATTCAACGTTAA
- the ilvA gene encoding threonine ammonia-lyase, biosynthetic — translation MSQPFPLKQENQSGADYLRQILRAPVYEVATVTPLQEMPRLAARIGNNVQIKREDRQPVHSFKLRGAYNMVASLSEAQKNAGVIAASAGNHAQGMALSGTKLGIRTTIVMPKTTPDIKVDAVRGFGGNVVLHGSNFDEAKAEAERLSELNGYTFVPPFDHPLVIAGQGTIGMEMLQQNGHLDYIFVPVGGGGLAAGVAVLVKQLMPEIKVIAVEPEDSSCLKAALDAGEPVVLDQVSMFADGVAVKRIGEETFRLCQKYIDGHIAVSSDEICAAVKDIFEDTRAIAEPSGALALAGLKKFAEQNKLEGKNLGTVLSGANTNFHGLRYVSERCELGEKREGLLAVTIPERQGAFFEFCNLIGGRAVTEFNYRYNDDALANIFVGVRLQGGQEELENIIRDLRDGGYPVVDLSDDEMAKLHVRYMIGGKPSKPLKERLYSFEFPEYPGALLKFLSTLGTHWNISLFNYRNHGADYGRVLCGFELDESDLAQFSAHLRELGYQCKDETDNPSYKFFLS, via the coding sequence ATGAGTCAACCCTTTCCCTTAAAACAGGAAAACCAGTCTGGTGCAGATTATCTGCGCCAGATCTTGCGCGCTCCTGTGTACGAAGTGGCAACCGTCACCCCTTTACAAGAGATGCCGCGCCTTGCTGCACGCATTGGTAACAATGTGCAGATCAAACGTGAAGACCGTCAACCAGTGCACTCGTTCAAGCTACGTGGCGCCTACAATATGGTGGCAAGCCTATCCGAAGCGCAAAAAAACGCGGGCGTGATTGCAGCATCAGCAGGTAACCATGCTCAAGGTATGGCTCTCTCTGGTACTAAACTTGGTATCCGAACGACGATTGTTATGCCAAAGACAACACCAGACATCAAAGTGGATGCGGTACGTGGTTTTGGTGGTAATGTCGTTTTGCATGGCAGTAACTTTGATGAGGCAAAAGCCGAGGCAGAGCGTCTATCCGAGTTAAACGGGTACACCTTTGTCCCTCCCTTCGATCATCCACTGGTGATTGCAGGTCAAGGCACCATCGGCATGGAAATGCTGCAACAAAATGGCCACCTTGATTATATCTTTGTCCCTGTCGGAGGTGGTGGTTTAGCTGCTGGCGTGGCGGTACTCGTCAAGCAACTGATGCCCGAAATCAAAGTCATTGCGGTTGAGCCGGAAGATTCTTCTTGTTTAAAGGCTGCATTAGATGCAGGCGAGCCCGTCGTGCTCGATCAAGTCAGCATGTTTGCCGATGGTGTTGCGGTAAAGCGCATTGGTGAAGAAACTTTCCGTCTATGCCAAAAGTACATTGATGGCCATATTGCGGTCTCTAGTGATGAAATCTGCGCAGCAGTCAAAGACATCTTTGAAGACACGCGCGCGATTGCAGAGCCCTCAGGTGCGCTTGCTCTAGCGGGTTTAAAGAAGTTTGCTGAGCAGAACAAACTAGAAGGCAAAAACCTTGGTACCGTGCTGTCTGGTGCGAATACCAACTTCCATGGTTTGCGCTACGTATCAGAACGTTGCGAATTGGGTGAAAAGCGCGAAGGTTTATTAGCAGTTACGATTCCAGAACGTCAAGGCGCTTTCTTTGAGTTCTGCAACTTGATTGGTGGTCGAGCGGTCACTGAGTTTAATTACCGTTACAACGATGATGCTTTGGCAAATATCTTTGTTGGTGTTCGTTTGCAAGGCGGTCAAGAAGAGTTGGAAAATATCATTCGCGATTTACGTGATGGTGGTTACCCTGTGGTTGACCTGTCCGATGATGAAATGGCGAAGTTACACGTACGCTACATGATTGGCGGTAAGCCGTCTAAACCACTCAAAGAACGTCTGTATAGCTTTGAGTTTCCAGAATACCCAGGTGCGCTACTTAAGTTCTTAAGCACTTTAGGTACTCATTGGAACATCAGCTTGTTCAACTACCGTAATCACGGTGCCGACTACGGACGCGTTTTATGTGGTTTCGAGTTAGATGAAAGCGACTTAGCTCAGTTTTCCGCGCATTTACGCGAACTTGGCTATCAATGTAAAGACGAAACGGACAACCCGTCTTATAAGTTTTTCTTGTCGTAG
- the punR gene encoding DNA-binding transcriptional activator PunR: MFSKSSLEMLDTVARLGSFTAAAEVLHKVPSAISYGVRQVEQELDVVLFRRLPRKVELTPAGELFIAEARLLLRQMAEVKAQTRRAAHGWQSTLKLTLDNVVKLDKLKPLVEDFYREFEFAELQINMEVFNGSWEAIAQERADIVVGATSAIPVGGDFEVKDMGVLDWAFVMSPAHPCVRQQILTEEFVSKFPAICLDDTSNVLPKRHTGHYPKQRRLLLPNWYSAIECLKNGVGVGYMPRHIAMPLINDGVLVEKVLPDDKPLSQCCLVWRKDDNHKLIQWMVDYLGSSSQLHRDWLQHS, translated from the coding sequence ATGTTCTCAAAATCTTCGTTGGAGATGCTCGATACGGTTGCTCGCTTGGGCAGTTTTACTGCGGCTGCCGAAGTGTTGCATAAGGTGCCGTCGGCGATCAGTTATGGCGTACGTCAAGTGGAACAAGAACTGGATGTGGTGCTGTTTCGCCGCTTGCCGAGAAAGGTAGAACTCACGCCAGCGGGAGAACTTTTTATTGCTGAAGCGCGTTTATTATTGAGACAGATGGCAGAAGTGAAAGCGCAAACTCGACGTGCAGCTCATGGCTGGCAATCAACGTTGAAGCTCACGTTGGATAACGTGGTCAAGCTCGACAAGCTCAAACCTTTGGTTGAAGACTTTTATCGAGAGTTTGAATTTGCAGAGCTGCAAATCAACATGGAAGTATTTAATGGTTCTTGGGAGGCTATCGCTCAGGAACGAGCTGATATCGTGGTTGGTGCTACTTCTGCAATTCCTGTTGGTGGCGATTTTGAAGTCAAAGATATGGGCGTACTCGATTGGGCATTCGTAATGTCTCCGGCTCATCCTTGCGTTCGTCAGCAGATACTTACCGAAGAATTTGTCAGTAAATTTCCGGCTATTTGCTTAGATGATACGTCAAACGTCTTGCCAAAACGTCACACTGGGCATTATCCGAAACAACGACGTTTGCTTTTACCTAATTGGTACAGTGCGATTGAGTGTCTAAAAAATGGGGTCGGCGTAGGATACATGCCACGACATATCGCTATGCCACTTATTAATGATGGTGTACTGGTAGAAAAAGTGCTGCCGGATGATAAGCCGCTGAGCCAGTGTTGTTTGGTGTGGCGTAAGGACGATAACCATAAGTTGATTCAATGGATGGTGGATTATCTTGGCTCGTCAAGTCAACTTCATCGAGATTGGCTACAACATTCATAA